Within the Nitrosococcus wardiae genome, the region TTGGGGAGCCCTAGCAGGATTATTTAATTTTATTCCTTATTTAGGACCTTTAGGGATCTTTATCATCCTTACAGGGGCAGCTATTTTGTCCTTTGAAGAGCTTAGCCAAGTTCTTCTAGTACCAGGCGTATTTTTATTTATCACTACTCTTGAAGGGCAATTAATTACACCTTTGATTCTCGGCCGTAGCCTTTCCTTAAATCCCTTAGTCATCTTTTTAGGGATTACGTTTGGGGTATGGTTTTGGGGGATTCCCGGCGCATTTACTGCCGTACCGCTACTTGTAATTGCAAAAACTATTTGTGATCATTCTTCCTCACTGACCCCCATAAGTGAGTTTCTAGCCAGATAATAGGGATTATATAAAGAACGTACCGACTAGTGAGATGTAATTTTTCCACTCTTTTGTAAATATTACAAAGTCAATAACAAAGGAGGAATCGCCGTTCCACCTTTCTTCATTGCTGCTCATGAGCGATAATATTCATATTGATTTCTCCATGTTCTTTTTCCTTTGTATTGAGCCTCCGTACAGGCTGCTGGATAAAATCCTTTTATTATTCTTTAATAATGATAGTAGAAAAGCTGACTTGCTTCGGAATTAAAGGTCTATCCGTATGAGAAATCCACTAGAAATCCCTCCCACACTAGCAACTCCTCCCCCACCAGCCACGCCTACAAGGATGGCGCTAGCGGGTCATCCAATACATCCGATGATGGTGACCTTTCCTGTTGCTTATCTACTTGGCGGTTTCGCCACTGATATTGCTTTCTGGTGGACCCGTGATCCCTTCTGGGCAAGGGCCTCATTGTGGCTCATTGGTGCCGGTGCATTGATGGGAATATTGGCTTCACTAATCGGTATGTTGGAATTTCTATGGGTTAAGGAGATACGCACCCATGTGAGCAGCTGGAGTCACTTCCTGGCGGCTGTTATGCTGCTGGCAATTGCAGCAGCAAATTGGCAGTTGAGAATTGACGATCCCGTCGTTGCATTGCTGCCGTGGGGGATGTTTTTATCCGTTATCACCGCCTTAGCAGTTGGCTTCGCCGCTTGGTTAGGGGGCGATTTGGTATTCGAATATAGAGTAGGAATCGGTATCGAAGAAGACGAAGAGCCATCAGAACGGCTTACTGACAACGAGCATGATAACATTCGTAATTAGCAGCAGTGGTATTAACAATAATATTTGGTAATAGACCACCCGCTGCTGTACGTGGTGGCGGATTAAACCGTCCATTAATTTGCCACAATAGGCATGGAAAATCACCATGAATAGCACTAATACGAGCTTGACTGGAAGCCAGCCACCATGGAAGCCGCGTTCAAATATGAGCCAGATACCTGCCGCTATGGTCAGCAGAGCACTTGGTGTCATCACATGCGCATAAAGTCTATATTGCATCAAAACAATATCAGTCTGATTCTTGATATCCTTGGCAAATGCCTGATTGGCAAATAGTTGTGGAAAATACAGCAAGGATGCCGACCAAATAATTAAAAATATGATATGCAAAACAAGCATCAAAGACATGGGGTTTAATTCTACATGTAGGTCAAAAGCAGTTTATATGTCGATATCTGTAGAACTTCTGGAGACAAGTCAATTTTCCTACGCAACCAGAACAAGGTTGCTGCTTAAAAATACCTTATGCAATATCCATTCTATAGAAAAAATATTTTTAGATAATTTAGCATTCTTAAAATACACTTCCTATAATAATATTAAGATTATTTTTCTAACATCCTTAAAAGAAAGGAAATCAATAATCTTCCACGCCGATATGCGCGATTTGTAATTGATCATCTTTAAAAGAATATCTAATTAAGAACATACTGAATCTTTACTATAGCCAACATCATTGCTTCATGAGTAGCAAAAAACCAATAAAAGCATCTGGACGGAGAAAAGTTGGCCCATCGCGACAATTAAGGGAGGGGCTAATTATTGCCACCGCTGCCCTCTCAGGATGTGAAGGAATTCAGTCGACGCTAACGCCACGCGGCCCCGCTGCGGAATCTATCGCACGCATTAACTGGATAATGTTTTGGGGCGCGACAGCTATCTTGCTTCT harbors:
- a CDS encoding CopD family protein — protein: MSLMLVLHIIFLIIWSASLLYFPQLFANQAFAKDIKNQTDIVLMQYRLYAHVMTPSALLTIAAGIWLIFERGFHGGWLPVKLVLVLFMVIFHAYCGKLMDGLIRHHVQQRVVYYQILLLIPLLLITNVIMLVVSKPF
- a CDS encoding DUF2231 domain-containing protein; amino-acid sequence: MRNPLEIPPTLATPPPPATPTRMALAGHPIHPMMVTFPVAYLLGGFATDIAFWWTRDPFWARASLWLIGAGALMGILASLIGMLEFLWVKEIRTHVSSWSHFLAAVMLLAIAAANWQLRIDDPVVALLPWGMFLSVITALAVGFAAWLGGDLVFEYRVGIGIEEDEEPSERLTDNEHDNIRN